gaacatcatacagaattcaatttgcaccttctatgttttatgttctctgataaaacatagagaaggtgcaaattgaattctgtatgatgttcgattggacggctaacagagcttctAGAATTGTAGTacggaatttcaccattctcgctgctatttaacAGAATTGAACACATTGTGTtattggtagaaaatccgagctgtgccgaaagaaactaacaaacgatcgccgattattaccgcttcccttgctgttcgaacagcttcgccaacaagctagcgtaaatatgcatatttttgtacgagcttgcatacatatcgacgccgatttttgcgagccacggaaaaatattttagaattgacaaatattataaatcgacaacaggtatgttgccactttttcttagaacaaacaccagaaagttgttcaatttatgatttttagcttttgccatcgtcgcgaaaagacggtTGTAGGCAcactcggggagatgttacggcgtctgtttttatgaatgaagcgaggtcgcttgtggaatttgcgcctgcgtttatgaaagAAATcgtatttgttgtaaaatttactatatttggttttcgccaatttggctgctatttagacaattgttgtttttgtagaacaatgcttacaatttttgttagtgacatattcacatgtgtacggatatgtatgtttgtatgcttgtgcattatatgtacatatatcgggtgattttttaagagcttgataacttttttaaaaaaaaaaaacgcataaaatttgcaaaatctcatcggttctttatttgaaacgttagattggttcatgacatttactttttgaagataatttcatttaaatgttgaccgcggctgcgtcttaggtggtccattcggaaagtccaattttgggcaactttttcgagcatttcggccggaatagcccgaatttcttcggaaatgttgtcttccaaagctggaatagttgctggcttatttctgtagactttagacttgacgtagccccacaaaaaatagtctaaaggcgttaaatcgcatgatcttggtggccaacttacgggtccatttcttgagatgaattgttctccgaagttttccctcaaaatggccatagaatcgcgagctgtgtggcatgtagcgccatcttgttgaaaccacatgtcaaccaagttcagttcttccatttttggcaacaaaaagtttgttagcatcgaacgatagcgatcgccattcaccgtaacgttgcgtccaacagcatctttgaaaaaatacggtccaatgattccaccagcgtacaaaccacaccaaacagtgcatttttcgggatgcatgggcagttggccaccaagatcatgcgatttaacgcctttagactattttttgtggggctacgtcaagtctaaagtctacagaaataagccagcaactattccagctttggaagacaacatttccgaagaaattcgggctattccggccgaaatgctcgaaaaagttgcccaaaattggactttccgaatggaccacctaagacgcagccgcggtcaacatttaaatgaaattatcttcaaaagtaaatgtcatgaaccaatctaacgtttcaaataaagaaccgatgagattttgcaaatttttatgcgtttttttttaaaaaaaaggtatcaagctcttaaaaaatcacccgataaatataaatgaatgtacatatatgaacatgcagatcaatgcgcgcacatgtatattgataagtgataaaatcatcaTTTCGATTTCTGAAAGCGCTCATGTGTATACAGACATTCATATGAGCAGATAGTCAGATTTATATGAGAGACgaagtatttatatattgttgtgataaattcaatttctattagtaagaatcataatacaaaacaagtaaggaagggctaagttcgggtgtcaccgaacattttatactctcgcacgataaagtgataatcgagatttcattatccgtcatttacatatttttcaaataccgtatttgtgtaaagttttattccgctatcatcattcgttcctaatgtatatattatatagagaaggcatcagatggaattcaaaatagcgttatattgaaaaaaggcgtggttcttaaccgatttcaccaatattttgtacatgtcatcagggtgttaagaaaatgttacataccgaatttcattgaaatcggtctagtagttcccgagatatggtttttggtccataaataggcgacgccacgcccattttcaatttttaaaaaaagcttgagtgcagcttccttctgccatttcttccgtaaaatttagtgtttctgacgttttttgttagtcggttaacgcacttttagtgattttcaacataacctttgtatgggaggtgggcgtggttattatccgatttcttccatttttgaactgtttatgaaaatgcctgaaggaaacgactttatagagtttggttgacatagctatagtagtttccgagatatgtacaaaaaactacGTAAGGGGCGGGGCCctaaatgagccttagtcgcctgccccacaccacacttacacccatcactaacacgcacactcaccacactcacctcgacatcaccacactccacatcaacaccacccacacgcgagagCCCAGGATCCACACACTCCAACTCACACCACACTACTCAGCAGGAAAAGGGTCAGGCTCTACACAGTTCAGTTTGATTCGTCCATTACTGAATGCACGTCGTCTTTTCGCCACACGCCGCGTTATCGCAGCCGATCTCCATCATTTAAACATCATTTTGtgaatataagaattttaataatttttaaagtgaaattatttgtaaaaacttCTATACGGCCCCACAAAAAGTGAATTAATTATAttctagaaaataaaaatgttttatattgcAAATTGTGAAATGAAACCGgaggttttattttaaaacacacTATTTGGCATAAGTGGTAAGTCCAGCGGGCAGTGATTaaaacattggtccttcgagccgcaaGAAAACGgcactattgaaaaaaaaaaaaaaaaaaaaaaaaaatcaaattaaaattgtgacataaaaatacataaaaaacttgttcaaaaaaaaaaaattgcaaaattcgtgcacaaaattaaataaggcgacatatacatacacatatacaaatatacaaaaattagtgcaatatacaatatacatatgtatatacaaaaagtaTTGCAAGTTTTATTAAAGTGAAGTgacaaatacttacatacatacaaaaaaaaaaaaaagttgaaaacggAAAACACAAAACGGTTCCCTAccgttacaaaaaaaaaaaaaaaaaaaaaaattttaaatcaaaatcaaaagaaaaaacaaaaaaattttttatgctaatacgaaaaattttaaatcgcgTTTGagacatataaatacatataaatatacatataaatacaatattatgCTGAACaacaactaaacaaaaaaaagccgGGCgcgtaaattaatttattctaaaCGGGCGCGAAGTTTACAACCAAAcaagaaagaaaaacaataaacccaaagtgcaataaatttcaaacaaaaataataaataataaaattactacTGGTGGAAATAAAATACATCTGTACATACCAAACAACCACAGGAAGAGCTCAAAAGGAAAGGGATACAGCGACCAACCCTAACAACatcaacatcagcagcaacaggAAACAAATAGGATACAACTGGGACAGCGACAAATGCAAACAACCCAAAACCCTCAAATACCGCATACTAAAGCCCTCAAATACCCTTGAAGCGGCTCAAAGTGAGTGTATCGACTCCatttattcatataaaatttttatatagtggcatatatgtatggtgAAAGTTACAGTTCATTTTTCTAACAACTGTATACTTTAATAAAACGGTTGCTACCAAACTGTTTGAACTTACGGTTGATATCCgggaaaccgaaaacagtttggtgcattacatatgtacatacaatatatgtatgaacagtatatagtatgatatataattatatatatactggcatatacatatctgttaAAAGCCTAGTTATGCTTACACTTGTGTTCACAAGCAcacaaagtttataaaaaaaaaaaaaacattttcaagtattcacttgacaacattttccggcaataccccttatactcaaaacagtataagcaggattgcgctAAGTAAGCTAAggcaatttcgaaaattaaaataaaaggaataaTATCaaccatacatatatgcacaataTTAacaacgtatatacatatacattacatatacattatatatattacCACAATTGGCAACAAGATAAAttagcatacacacatatgctaGTAACAACAAAGTAAAAGTTATAACTTCCACAAATTTGCATTTGCGCTAAAAGAGCATACCTGCACTTTGCCATTTTTTCTTCCCGCGTTATTCGTACCGCAAAATAATATACACGGCATACAATTTGCTTATGCCGATGTAGATATATAACGTATGTACATAGGgtacataattaaataaaatcttaatttacaatttaaatatttcgaaaaaaaaaaaaattcggtgCGGTAAATGCAACCGTTTAATAAGGATAAATTACATtctgtcaattaaaaaaaaaaaaaaaaaaaaagtttacaaatatatacggcatattaacatttcattttatattatatatccaAAGGCCAAATCGGCATATTTCaagcaatacctcttgttcttgctaaagcacaagcaagcaggattgcaaacggaaaaaatcttttatatacaaAGGTCATTAACCCTTTTCTCTTTCCTTATTATCGCCCGTATACGCAATTATAAACGAACGAGTgcgaagcaataaataaaatcgaaaaaacaagaacaaactaaTAGCACAACTATTAGAAATacgaagcaataaataaaatagaaagaaaacaaaacaaactaatAGCACAACTATTAGGGATAACGAAAACGAAACACTCGCTCGTTAGTTCGGCCATTGCGTATAcggatacaacaaaaatacaattttataataagGAAAACGAAACACTCGTTCGTTGGTTCCTACCTTGcggatacaacaaaaatacaattttataataagGAAAACGAAATACGCGTTCGTTATTAGATACTTGTGTATACAACAACCATACAAACCGCGTATCTTAAAGATTCAAACGTATTTATTAACACCATAAATACACTGAGAGAAGTTTTTTCTGtctcatattttcaatttttacctaTTATCTAAATGAACGGAGATTCTAAGGAATCTAAATCGATTCAATAtctaaaagtacaaaaaatgatttctgaagaaaagagcccatgtacacctgctgaagctacacgctcaaagcaaggtgctacaaagcaaaaaaaaattaaagacatttcatatactaagtttatcgctgagagtgacagtttaattcgatactgcactcgattttcatcttcaccgattcaggacaattctgaatcggtactagaaatcaaaaaagaaaatctaggcaatttctggacacgtctccaagctgcgtatgacgcaattctagaatctgacgaatcagatcttccggaaaattttaaatcctcggcttGCTCCAAATACGAAAACTGTTTAGACCAGTACGAGGAAACGAGAGCTATGATCTCTGATCAATTGagattaataaaagcaattgcacctactccacaaccgagagtagagctgcctccaattcaaagccaagaggcgagttccggcattcaccttaaagtgccagcatgcgatacagaaatatttcatggaggttatgaacaatggccgtccttccgggacatgtttacggccgtgtacataaaccatcctaaattatctcaagcgcaaaaattgtatcacctccgatacaaaacaaaaggccAAGCAGGAgcaatagtaaaacagttcactcttaatgacgaaaatttcaattatgcttgggaagctttaaaaGCTCGCTACGAGAACGAAAGAATATTAGTCGACAAACAAGtcacaatattaatgaatttaccaaaaattcagaaagaaacaagtgaagaatttataaaacttcaatccactgtttcaaattgcttgtcggttctagcgacacagaatattcccacagacaattgggaccccatactggtaaatatatgctcCGCGGCATTACCGGAAAAATCTTTGCTtctgtgggagcaatcgctctcatcacgaagaaaatgcccaacgtggcaacaaatgaatgatttcttaactacccagtatgaaattgcggaaagggtagataaaaaaacggtcagaactaaaaacgttcaacacgacctaaatcgaagtTTTATTAGACCCCAAGCTAATAACAACCACAATTTAAACAGAAGCTTCTTTAAAAaccaatcgttcacatccgaacaatataaacaaacgtcatgcgaactgtgtaaaggagGGCACAAGCTGAAAGCttgcgaaaagtttaaaaaacttaatatcaatgaaaggaacaactttgtcagagcAAAAAggctctgtacaaactgcttgtcccactcacatAATCTCaataattgcgaaagcaaattcaattgcgtatattgccacaagAGGCATCATTCAATGTTGCATTTCAATAACTTTCCTAGCACACCCCAAAGTAGCGCTTTCTCCAAaagagccacgggtttagttgcaaccgcaactcccgaaacacaaaatcccgaaatttgccaagagacaccatgctgctcaaaggctttaaaaacacaaacgcttcacagcgagaatcaaagtagggtactactacccacTGCAGTtatctccatcgaacaccgaggagaacttttcaaattgagagccctaatagaccaaggatcacaacgatcattcatagcgtctagggcacaaaataggctaaaactaccaacaaaacaagccaattatgaaattacgggaatgggcggaagagtagtacaaaactcaaataaaatctgccccattaccctgatttccccccaagcggataagcgcattcaagcagaagctatagtcttaccgcaacttacgaacatgcttccaagctatcatataaatagcaagcattggcaaaaggttacacacctaaagctagcagatcctaactgcaacacccccgctcaaatagatcttctattaggcagcgacctTATACCTCAAATTATTCTAGAAGgggttgaaaaaatttcaaacacccTTCTAGCTCAAAATACTATATTCGGTTGGATACTAAGTGGACTAGTGACAGAATCAGTTACCACCATGACAACTCAAGTGGAAGAAATATCCAATGAATttcttaattcacaattaaggaaattttgggagttagaagaactcccccccatttcaattacaacgccagaagatcagtattgtgaagacttttacaaagccacaactactagatcaggaaatggtcggtatgtcgtacgactaccatttaaacaacaatttccagataCACTCGCcataggtcactctcgcacctctgcaatacagcagtttctaagtatggaaaaaaacctgcTTAGAAAAGATGAACTCAAACAACattatgatggtgtcttagaagaatacctccatttagatcacatggaggaagtaagcccatgcgaaaaaatcataaaaggcaaatatcactcattctacttgccacatcatgcagtagtaaagcctgacaaaaaaaccacaaaggttagagttgtctttaatgcctcgagatccactagctcggggaattccctaaatgatattctatttacgggacccacactccaaccagacttgatgctcctcatattaaattggcgtatatacaaatacgttttcaatggggatgtcgaaaaaatgtatcgacaaataatgGTACATAaggatgatcaagattttcaacgaattatttttcgaaaatctccCAATAGTCCAATaagcgactttaaattaaaaacagttacctttggcgtaaactgtgccccatacctcgccattcgtacactccacgaactggcagaagacacaaagtcagagtttcctctggcaacacaagtcttaAAAACACATACGTATGTAGACGACATCCTGTCTGGGAGCCACAGCCTctcacaagcatacgagtcctTATCACAAGTGATAAAGGCCCTCAACACCGCAGGGTTTCCTCTAAAAAAGATCACAGCTAATCACCCaagtatcttaaaaaatataccaaacgatAACAaattggatactaatttccttatatttgaaaaggaaagtataacaaaaacactgggcatccaatggaatgcgatatcggaccagttctcatacacgacagagtccataaccgcattatccgccataacaaagaggcaaattttatcctcaatggcaaaactttttgaccccgcaggatggcttgcgccaattatgatacaagcgaaaatcctgattcaagaattatggctagacggaactgactgggacgaacaagtgaaacctcttcgcttagaaaaatggtcccagttcgctaaTAATCTGACCGACatttcgcagatacaaattccacggtgggtaaactattcccccgaatacaaagtggaactacacggcttctgcgacgcctctgaaaaggcatattgtgccactatatatgtgcgcacacaaagcgatattgcaactacaagccacctactagtggcaaaagcaaaagttgcgcctctaaaaaccataagtctaccacgacttgaactctgtggcgctctgctaTTAGCCAAGCTAGTCTCCATGGTGCAGACTCACTTGAACATGGCAAAATACAAGTTATATctatggtccgattccgaaatagttctagcctggttggaaaaaccaccacatgcgtggaaaacatatattttcatcagaacttctcaaatacttgacctagtaggatcagccacttggcgacacgtagccagtgctgacaatcctgctgatctaggtacaagaggatgCAAACCTCTGCATCTCGCCAcctccaccctctggtggaatggtccccgatggttaacagaatctcccgattcttggccacaatcgccaatgcgcaacataattgcccccgaaagtcgaaaaatcgacacctacCACACAATATTGGATGAtaatgacatccttgaacgattttcatcgttcccccgaGCACTCAGAGTAGTCGCCTATATTCTCAAATTCGCAGAGCGACTCAAACTTAAACTGCAAGGAGCAACTTAcccccaatgcgatacattgacccatcaagacttacaaaaagcaaaggtcgctcttatcgcatcaacccaaacgcgctaTTTCAGTCGCGACATATcgttactaagagaatcgaagccaattgacaaaaagagctcactcttagtactaaacccatttcttgacacgaaaggtctgcttcgtgccaatggtcggctcgCTAATTCAAGCCTGACTTACAACGAACGCCACCCCATCATAATACCTGAGAAGTCTCCTTTTGCCACATTACTCCTGAATTACATCCATATATTAATGTTGCACGCAGAGCagcgcctcatgcaacatatggtacgccaAGAGTATTATATTCCCCGTCTTAAGCCCCAGatcaaaaatgcattttcatgtgcaagatctgcactatgcataagcaaaaaatgcgaactcagattatggcagcacttccacctgaacgctgcaatttcgctctgcctttcacgaccacaggtgtcgattttgctgggccttttcaaataaaggcttccatgctaagatctcccactctcatgaaaggctatgtggctgtctttgtatgtttcacgacaaaggcagtacaccttgagctgtgtactaatctgacgacggaggctttttgTAGCGGCATTTGCTCGtttcgtcgctcgacgtggcttcccctccaaaatcatgagcgataatggcaaaacattcatAGGAGcccaacgagccacagaaaaacagtttgtggatttcttaaAACAAGTGTCCCCTgatatcgtacaaaagtacgcccctcaaggtatcaattggcaatttatacctccaagcgctcctcatatgggtggtttatgggaatcagctgtaaagagcttcaaatctcatttcaagaagctagccggcagctataaatttaattatgaagaattcacgacattaTTAGCtaaaattgaagccgttctcaactcacggccGCTCACAGCACTATCACAAGATCCCTCCGAATTCACAgccctaactccagggcattttctaaaaggagcacccattctggccacacctgagccaggcgtggagtcgctatccttattaaatagatgggaaagaattaaaattctccatcataatttcagtagccgatggaaagaagactatataaaggacctccacaagaggtaccgatggaaaaatacagaaaatgcgCCAAAAGTTGGAGATTGTGTCCTGATTCACGACGATTGCCTGCCacctaccgaatggcggctgggccgcatagagaagctttatccaggctccgacggtcatattcgcgtagtcgatctccgtacgcaatccGGAAAGTTAACAAGACCGCTCGTCAAGCTATGCTTCTTACCGATCGCCGATAACCGCGAAACGAAAACCGACAAACCGCTAAAATAAAccgaatataaaaacaaaataaaataaaaatttatataaatacatatattcatatatatatatatttaaaatcactCACAAAAGTAGTCGATTAATCTAACGACCCACTCATGCCGCATAACGTGGCAGCCATGCTCATATGTCCTATATGCAACCAAATTCTAATTGAAATAACACTCTTCCAAACAGATCAATATGGATGCAGACATGCCAGCAGCCCCGACACCAACCACTCGTTCGGCTGTCAATGTGCCACGCCAAGCGGCTGCCCCAGTTGCAGCGCCTCGAACAACCACCCCAACGGTGCCTCGGAGTGGAACGGCCGCATTCCCGTCAACACCCGCGCTGGTCGCCGACCCACAACGCCGTAGATGTCCCCTATGTCGTCGACCCCACCGGCTGCCACAATGCGTCATTTTTAAGGGATTGCCACCTCAACAACGCCAGTTGGTCGTGCAGGCGCACGGCCATTGTCTGAATTGCCTGAATCCTGTCCACCAAACGCACGAGTGTACTTCGGgcaatctgtgccaaatttgtatGCGGCCGCATCACACCATGTTGCACCGACTCACTCGGAATGACACCAGCCAAACTCCTGCCGGCCGCAACCGCGGCGcattacgacgaccgccattagGCCGGGATGCACGGTCCCGGCGAGCAATAGGGCCATCATCATCCCGTGCCCGGCGGCCACACAATGGGGCGTCAACACGACGCCAGCAACAACGACCGCGTCCGCGCCGCACCTCAGGCCTCAGCAGGGTCGTAGCCCCTCTGCAGCAGCTTCAAAGCATTCTAGGctgaaatattcgcctaggggggccgggatggctaaatgagccttagtcgcctgccccacaccacacctacacccatcactaacacgcacactcaccacactcacctcgacatcaccacactccacatcaacaccacccacacgcgagagCCCAGGATCCACACACTCCAACTCACACCACACTACTCAGCATGAAAAGGGTCAGGCTCTACACAGTTCAGTATTGATTCGTCCATTACTGAATGCACGTCGTCTTTTCGCCACACGCCGTTAGTTATCGCCATTTATGCCGATCTCCATCATTTAGACCCATCATTTTGTGAATAtacgaattttaataatttgtgatTGTGAAATTAACGTGTCCAGAACCCCCTCTATACGGCCATTAGAAGACGCATTGCTATTCttaaataaaagtgtttatGCAAATTGTGAGTGGTAAGTCCAGCGGGCAGTGATTAAAAcaataggttttcggtttccgccattttgtgggcgtggcagtgggccgattttgcccatcttcgaacttaaccttcttatggaaccaaggaatacgtgtatcaagtttcatcatgatatctcaatttttactcaagttacagcttgcacggacggacggacagacggacggacggacggacggacggacagacggacggacggacagacagacatccggatttcaactctactcgtcaccctgatcactttggtatatataaccctatatctgactcttttagttttaggacttacaaacaaccgttatgtgaacaaaactataatactctccttagcaactttgttgcgagagtataaaaaactataatactctccttagcaactttgttgcgagagtataaaaatatttattagtatactAGAgttaattatgtaaaaatcaaataaaattattaaatatgcaaatccaaattgactgtaaatattactatgcatgcattcatacaaaattatactcataattatttttacatgccacCTCACAACTACAgtattcacgctgtgaaatgttaacatttttaacagttcacTCACATACTTAAACAgaaaatatgaagagaaataaatatatgtattttcggcatatAATGACACGGCATATATGCCCAAgtagttctttgatattccacttTTAACAACGAAAAATGCGTATAAAACACacctctcacacagagaacataaagacataaatatatgtatgtacatatacatacccatgatgatactcccaaacagagaatattgaagaaaaataagttcttttatATTCAATAGGAAATATGTtccattatgtatggaaatatgtatgtatgtatgtagaaggtaggtaggagtgccgccctatcgggctcaattaacacttgatgtgccattttgatgatGTATGtagaacttttatttattatttttcaaattatttaatgttaatttaatcttattttataataaatcattttaaataaattaaagatttaccTAACACCattatgatattttcatgattcatgTTAGCTTTCAACCAGGGAATTCCTTTCAAtgcaatgtacgaatgtaaggaatttcgttttgccgtcggcatttccatattgacatgtaaaagtaattatgtatttctttgtttcgttttggcccaattttctatattaagacaagtgtcaataattgagccaaaatcaaataaatatttacgcaTCACATAGCAGGGAACCTGTAAAAATCTTCTTCTAACATGTTCTttgtatatatcatatgtaaataagtattgaGCTTTACACACAAATGAAAGTAACCATCCTTCTTTCTCctacttttatgtatgtatattggccCAATTGACAAGTGTcgataattgcgccaaaataaaatatattatgtatccatatgtaaatatgttttaaactttatataaaattgaagtgccaataattgcgccaattttcataaagtttgtGATTTTGTGAAAAGCGGACGGAATATTTTTTATcgggttatttttaaaaattgtaataaaatgtcGAAAATTCGTAAGTGTCGCGTGCGCGGGTGTGAAAGTGACAACGGTGGGGTACTACGCCTATTTAGTTTCCCAAATGAATGGGAGCTGGCTGGAAAGTGGAAGGAGAACCTAAAAATTTCTCTCACTGACCACCTTCCAGCCACCAACCCCAGCGGGATATGGTACACATTGGTA
Above is a genomic segment from Bactrocera neohumeralis isolate Rockhampton unplaced genomic scaffold, APGP_CSIRO_Bneo_wtdbg2-racon-allhic-juicebox.fasta_v2 cluster09, whole genome shotgun sequence containing:
- the LOC126764621 gene encoding uncharacterized protein LOC126764621; translated protein: MDADMPAAPTPTTRSAVNVPRQAAAPVAAPRTTTPTVPRSGTAAFPSTPALVADPQRRRCPLCRRPHRLPQCVIFKGLPPQQRQLVVQAHGHCLNCLNPVHQTHECTSGNLCQICMRPHHTMLHRLTRNDTSQTPAGRNRGALRRPPLGRDARSRRAIGPSSSRARRPHNGASTRRQQQRPRPRRTSGLSRVVAPLQQLQSILG